From a single Brassica rapa cultivar Chiifu-401-42 chromosome A01, CAAS_Brap_v3.01, whole genome shotgun sequence genomic region:
- the LOC103861190 gene encoding uncharacterized protein LOC103861190 gives MAPATEFQGSFLSRISIRRNQIISMDVNHEQELEELEYFQKHVSERFSELISPSSPSDPILSIPWLQNLLDVFVSCETEFKGVLSTVRISKSPSLERLLSEMLERILKALDICNAVVNGIDSVRQSRRLAEIVVTALKQRPLCDGSVRRAKRALTSLVIGLNGDVKDRSNGSGGSSNQQRTTFRSWSFGPRSNVTVVGGGGSSGHVSKNWSATKQIQGMVGNLVLPRGAEASGPAMPVYIMSSVMALVMWVLVAAVPCQTSNVLVAPLQLPKHQSWASAAVNIQERVGEEMKRKEKRFGGGGGGGLMEEMQRMEKIGLSLLEFTERFRFPAEETEEGEVAEKVEEMDEICRGMEVGLEDLQRQVREVFHGLVRSRLEIVSLLDQASSAI, from the coding sequence CGAGTACTTTCAGAAACACGTCTCCGAGCGCTTCTCGGAGCTAATCTCTCCATCTTCGCCGTCTGATCCGATCCTCTCGATCCCGTGGCTACAGAACCTCCTGGACGTTTTCGTGTCCTGCGAAACGGAGTTCAAAGGGGTCCTGTCCACGGTTCGGATCTCGAAGTCGCCGTCTTTAGAGAGGCTTTTATCAGAAATGCTCGAGAGGATTCTAAAGGCGCTTGATATATGTAACGCCGTTGTTAACGGTATTGATTCCGTTAGACAGAGTCGGCGTCTAGCGGAGATAGTCGTCACGGCGCTTAAACAGCGGCCGTTATGTGACGGAAGCGTTCGGAGAGCTAAGCGTGCGTTAACAAGCCTTGTCATTGGGTTGAATGGTGATGTGAAAGATAGGAGCAACGGAAGTGGAGGCAGTAGTAACCAGCAAAGGACAACGTTTAGGTCGTGGTCGTTTGGACCACGCAGCAACGTCACCGTAGTAGGAGGTGGAGGATCGTCTGGCCACGTCAGCAAGAACTGGTCTGCGACGAAGCAGATTCAGGGGATGGTTGGTAATCTCGTCCTGCCACGTGGAGCTGAAGCTTCAGGACCGGCGATGCCGGTTTATATAATGAGCAGTGTTATGGCTCTTGTGATGTGGGTGCTAGTAGCTGCGGTTCCTTGTCAGACAAGTAACGTTCTTGTGGCGCCGTTGCAGCTTCCTAAGCACCAGAGCTGGGCTAGCGCCGCGGTGAATATTCAGGAGAGGGTTGGTGAAGAGATGAAACGGAAGGAGAAGCGTtttggcggtggtggtggtggtgggttGATGGAGGAGATGCAGAGGATGGAGAAGATTGGGTTGTCTTTGTTGGAATTCACGGAGAGGTTTAGGTTTCCGGCAGAGGAAACGGAGGAGGGAGAAGTTGCGGAGAAAGTGGAAGAGATGGATGAGATTTGCCGAGGAATGGAAGTTGGATTGGAGGATTTGCAGAGACAAGTGAGAGAAGTGTTCCATGGATTGGTGAGAAGCAGGCTAGAGATTGTGTCTTTGCTTGATCAAGCTTCTTCTGCGATCTAA